One Magnolia sinica isolate HGM2019 chromosome 2, MsV1, whole genome shotgun sequence genomic window, CAGACGGAATGATATCATTCATTCCATTCCTGATTTTTGGTTAACTGCGGTTTGCAATCTATCCCTTTCTTGATTTATTTAGTTTCATATTTCTATTTAAGTTCTAGTTATCGCATCCTTATGATTATTACAAAGTAATTGCTAGAATCTTTCCTTTTACGTCCATGCATGTTTCATCCCATTGACTTGGGGAGTGTTGCGTTGTGCAGTTTTTGAGCCACCCCGCACTCTGTGATCTTCTGAACGAGGATGACCAGAAGGTGTGATTTGATCCCATAAATTCGTAGATTGAGTAGGATCTTATATACCCTGACAACAATTTCTCTatcctttttctttatttatttctttctttcttttttcttcctttctttatctttttcttttcaaacTTGGATTGCCAGTATATTTCCTACCAAGCTTTCACTAATGGGAAGTGATGAATGAAACATTGACACCTAATTGTGGAAATGGGCCAGGTTTGGGCGAGCCCAATCCATTTATTTATTGGGTGTAGAAGTCAGATCAGGGTTGAAGTTGAGGCCCAAGCCTGGCTCAGGGGCTCATACATGCACAAATTTGGCAATCCCAGAAATAGCAGTAGGCATGAAGTCTGACCAGTTATTCTGGCCCACTGCCAACCCACTGCAACCTTGATCATCATGAGCAAAGGTTGGACCATCTTGATACTAATACCCATGTGAATGCTGACAATGATATCTGGTTCTTGTGCCTTGATGTAGGTTTTCAAGTACTTACTTTCTCTGGATGTTGAGGATTTCAAAGATGTTAAATCGGGATATTCCATTACGCTTGTGAGTTTCTTCTCCTTTGTTCTGTTATATTCAGATTTTTGGCCATCAACCTTCTTCGTTTGGTGTTAGTCTGTCACAGTTTTAATCGATATTTTTTAATTGGCTAGTAATTCCAATGCTTGTGATGTTCCAGAACTTCTCTCCTAATCCTTATTTTGAAGATACAAAGCTTACAAAGACgttttccttctctgatgatggaACTACAAAGATAACTGGTACTGCAATCAAGTGGAAGGAGGGTATGGTAAGGGTTGTCGTCTTAGCAATTTTTAGGTTTCATTATTAGCCATGTTGTTTCCATTATCTCCGGTATTTACTCCATATTTTTCCCTATAATGTTTTAACTTTGAAGGATATTGCTAATGGTGTTGATCATGCGAAAAAAGGGAGCAAGCGGCCCTTTCATGATGAAAGGTTGTTCttacacagtttttttttttttttttaatctctctcttttttatttcctGCAACAATTGAATGTTGGTGGTAGTTAAGCTGTCCTTAAAAATGGAACTATTCATTTGAAAAAATTTGCATTAGTACATCCATTCATATTTTCATGCTATCTGTGAATGCATGCTTACATATGATATAGGTTTGTGACAGGCATTGAAATGCATGGTACATCTATTCATATTTCTCATGCTACCAGTGAATGCACGCTTTCATATGATACAGGTTACCATAGCCATTGAAATGCACATGATTTGGCAAACCTGTTACCATAGTCATTCAGCTTATGCGTATGTACAGTTATTTAACAGGTGTTTTTTGGTAACCTAATGTAGGATATCTTGACCTCATCTGGTCAATGAATCATTCGCGAATACAAGTCTACAATAAAATGGAatgcttatttaattatgctaGGCCAGTCAATTGTAGTATTTTGGAGTATAACATCAGGCCTGTATTGCATTGCACATGATTTGACCAACCTATTATAATCGTTCAGTGTTCatctatatacatatatacagcTATCTAAAAGGTATTTTTTGGATGTCCATGTCTCCCTCGGTAACATAATGTAGGCCCAATGAATATGTGGATGTTGTCTGGTCAACGAATCTTTTGTGGATATAAGCTTAGGATGAAAGCAGAAAGCTTTCTTAATGATTTGCTAGATTACTCAATCGTAGAATCTTGAAGGATAACATCAGAATCACAAGACTAGTTGTATCATTCCATTGCATGTTTCATCTATCTTAGTTCTTTGATTTAGGAACTTCTGAGGCATGGTAGAGGTGAAAAACCTGCATTAGTATCATAATCAGGGTTCCAATAAGATTTCGAGGAGGACAAAGGTGGTAAATCCTGGGAGTTTAGGGTTGAGGGAGGCTCAGTTTTGAAGAAAGCAAGAGAAGCCAATCGATCTTAAATGACCCAAATAATGGAGTTAACACATCCTAGTTATTTGGTGGTTGGCCTTGAGGTGGGTGCACTAAATCATGTGTTTGTACTTTGGACAAGAGTTGCTTTAGAGATGAGGATAGTATGCACATGTATAATATGTAATTCCAGTATAAACACCCGTATGCCTTGTTATTCCGGTCTTCCATATGATGATGTTTGTATCTTGTGTGTGCACGCAATTCCTTATTCTTGagttttattcttgtgaatgcaGTTTCTTTAGCTGGTTTAGTGAAGTTCAACAGAAAGATCTTTCAGAAGGGTTTCATGATGAGGTAGCTTCTTGAACTGTCACTGCACAGCTTCACGATTCATGCAGTGTAATCTGTTGCACAAATCATGCACATTgcaacatcacattggcctcattAATGATCATTAATATGTTTTGTGACTTATCTTGCTGCCTATTCTTTGACTTCTATGAATTTGAGTTATAGCCTATCCCCATGCTGCTAGTTGGTTTCTTCAGCCTTTCCTGGTTACAGGAAGCTGAAGCTAAAAGTGACACTTAAAGTTTTATCCTTCTTCTTTCTCCAGTTTCAAATGTTTCTGTTATTTAGCTTTCACCTCTGTGATTGCAGGTAGCTGAGATAATTAAGGAAGATTTATGGCCTAATCCTCTGAAGTATTTCAACAATGttagtatttttttcttttaaatttttctctctttctttcttttactgAGGATGGTTTCATCCTAATGGAGTTATTATATCACATACTTTTCATTCTGGCGGACATCATAATGGCCTTGTTGGTGCAGGAAGCTGATGAAGAGGATTCTGAGggagatgaagatgatgaagaggtAAAAAAGATGaacttttaaatatatttttattatgaGGAAGTGGATTTATTAGctggcctgctcccacttgatatatTTTGTCAAGCGTGCTTCTTGTTAACATTGATTACTAGCTCTCATGTTTATTAAGAGTTTTCATCGTTGTTATTTCTGGTTATGGACACATAGTCGCCTACTTTCCCAGGCATGACCCAGGTTTGAATCTGTGGGCTTCTGATTAGGTGAAACCCCAAATCCTAGTATAAGGGGAGAGATGGATTTGGACCTGAGCTGAAGAATTGATGCATGCATGCTAAGCGGCAAGTCTGTTTGTGATGCTCGGTTTTATTATGAACTAGATCACGTATGAGTTATAAATGCCTTCTATATGATGTTGCACGTGTATGCATGCATTTGTGCTAAGACTGCAAAAGTCCCTGAGATCATCCTTCCTTTGTGATAATTGTCAGTAAAAACTGAATGGATCCCAAGCTATGGAACCAGGGAACTTTTCCTAGCAGAATCTAAGTGAATGCATTTGTCAATCATTCAAGATGAGTTGGAAATTGTAGCACTTAGCTTTTCCAACTAGCCATCTTACCTGTAAAATATGATTTTCAAAAATATGATTTTGGTGCCTCATTTAATTGTTTTTTATCAATCAGTCAGTGTACCCTCTCATAtatcattttcttttgtttttctttttgggtgTTGACATATGTAGTTAGTTTTGACCATTTAATTGCATAAATTATTTCTCATATAACAAGTTTAAGCATTTTATTTGGTACATGAGCTCGTATCTGAGCATAAGAACTCTTGGAGATAGCACTACTGCTAAACTGCACATGACACAAAGCAGGTTTTGGGTTCTATGTCAAGAAGATGTTCTCGTCAAGAAATTGTTGTTGTCATGATCGAGTATTCTGCATTGCAGAGGCTTGTCTTAAACTTGGACTAGGAAAATGATTATATCCCCCTCTCTTGGAACCTGAACTCCCGATTTATCAAGGTTTTGGACTTTAAGATTTCCTAGAAATGGGAGTGATCCAGCGGTGTTGACTGCATGATAGTTTACCATACATTAGGAgttgcatgggccccaccatgacgtgtcaTCCAAGCTGACCAGCAGCTGTGCTGCTATGATTTAGGCCCAGGGCCTAAAAGTAGGCCAATCCACGAATCAGGTGGGTCTCAACAGAAGGAAACAGCTGGAAGGCGGCACTGGCTTTGAATGAACCAGGGCCCACCTGTGTTGCAGTGGCCATATTTTTGGTgtgacccttcatccaggccaaATGAACTggctgaatggcctggatttcatatacacagcatggtagggcccatacaCAACCAGTAGTGGGTGTCCCTCCCACATCCAACTGCTtccctatgttgtggcccacctgatttacggATTGACCTATTTTTTGGTCCCAGGCCCGACATGACGGGATGCATTTGATGGTTGGCTTGGATATCATGCACACTTCAATGCCGGGCCCACAGCAGTCAACTGCACATTATCTTTACCTTCCTAGAAATTAGAAATTAGAGTGAGCTGTACTGGCTGCCTACATTAATCCAATTAACATGATTATACCTATTAAACTTCCAGATTTGGTGGAAGCATGCCAATCGTTTTGCAATTCCACGTGGCAGCCCATTTATTTCTTCCCTTCTATATATTCCGTGTTTTAATATTTGGTAAAAGAAAGCTCTAGTTTTAATATTTTGGAAAAGGAAATCATTACTTTTCTGTCGAtatctatcaaaataaaaataGGTGATGTACCTTCCCATGCACAGTTCCATTGGGGCCAGTCAGTGTCCATAGCCTATtgggaccgtccattagattcagtcCACTCATCATAGACTGCCATGAAAATTCATACTGATAAgactatccaaactgtccagtcAATGGCATGCGGGAGTGGGTGGACAAGATTGTTCATAGAACCATGTGATTGCTGGATTTTTGCATAGTGTAGTTGAAGAAGAGAGAAGTGCACCTCTACTCATTTTCTTTGATAAAATGAAGCTATCTTTCaaaagaaggaaaacaaaaacaaaaacaaaatagaaGAGTGAACTCGCTGAACCAAATGGATGGCCCAGATAGCTGATGTGGATGCCTACAGGTCCAAATGCACCTATGTGCACGGGAAGTCTTCAATATGCTTAGCCCCTAGATCATTTGTCTTACAAAGATTCTGGGTAACATATGAACCATGAAGTGATATTGTGGCAAGTgattattttggaaaaaaaaaaattgcttatCGGATGATGTCAGATAACTTTGGGGGTCAGCTCTTGTCAGATTATAATAATCAGTCTTCTTCAATTTTACTAGTTGCTTTGTTAAGAAGTGTTCAAATAAGCATCATCCCAAAGAACACAAAAACCAAGAAGAGTGAACTTGATGCCATTGGCAGCATGTGTTCATTGCATGCTTTTGATATTTCTGCAATAACAAGGAAGTCCTTCCACTGTGTTTCAACCCAGGAGAAGGGCACTGATGGCTTtgaagaggatgatgatgatgaacaggATGATGATGGTGAAGATGAGGAGGACAACTAAGTCACTTTGGCAGATCTCTGTTTTTGGATTTGATTGTTACGGGCTCATGTGAAGCAAGTCCCATGGTTGCAGAAGGGCTAAGGTAACAAGAGTTTCCTCCATTTCTAGGCTTTTCTTCTCTTATGTTCGGCAgtccttgttttctttttcttttcttctcttctttccccctaccTCTCTCCAGGGGTTTTTTTACTCTCTGTAACACGTAGCACAGTTGCACAGTAGTCATTGCAACTGAGGCAAATCCCAGCTTGCTCGAGAAGTGTTGGGTCTTATTTGTAGGGAACTTTGGTGGGGCAGAGTaaggtttttctcttcttcttcttccttcttccttcttttgggCTCTATTGTTGTATTGACAATTTATAATATTATCtctcaaatatatatatgttttgttaTTATATGTATCCATTGATGCAGTTAGTCCTAAAGATGGCCATTGTCCAGCTATAGAAGAAAATCATCTGGAAATGATCACTCTTGTTCTTTTGTACCTTGTATTGTGACCATGTGAATGAGGGTGGGTctggggctgcaacttgggttagGGTCAACTTGAACCTGATTGACCCAACCCCAAGTTCTGAtcaggttgggttggggttgTCAAGGTCCAGTTttggttgagcaaattcaggttggTTTAGTTGTATTTGGGTCGGGTTGGCTCAGGCTGAGTGTagaattcgagttgggttcaggttgggcaCCTCGGTCGGGTTGGGTTACTGGTTCGGCTGGGGCTGACCATCAACCTGCTGAAGTTGCACCCCTAGTTTGAGTATGATAGGTGTATCTGCCCTTAGAAAGCTCAGATATTGCACGTGTTGTATCTCACATGTGCTTGCTTGTGAATGGGCATGGTTCCCCTTGAAACCATGTCCTCACCTTATATATCTATTCAGTGTTGTCTACTTGGCGTTACTCCTCAGCTGGAAACTCCTGTAGAGCGGAGCTTCCACCATGCATATGGCAGGAAGCCATTGGGAACAATTCATCAGGAAATGTTCAAAGCTGGCCGAGTCTATTTAAGCTTTTGTTGCAAAATCCCCTGGCCGTCAATGGGCTCATCCCGGTCCAGCTTCAACATGCCACTTATTTGGCTTTTATCTATTCCGATACTATGGTAAACCCTGGtgatatatattaaaataataataataataataaataaatttggcCACCATCTGCTGTTTTGCATATATCACCCTTAATTTGAAGTTTGGGAGTCAATCCTTGCCATCTGATTGGGAAAACTTTCGAGGGCAGGAATGAACCTGCCTGGGCGAGCTTTGGACTGGACTGGGATTGTGCCTGGAATGTATGGCCTGATGAACTTTCATGCTGGACTTGGGCCTAGAATGTATGGCCTGATGAACTTTCATGCTGGACTTGGGCCTAGAATATATGGCCTGATGAACTTTCATGCTGGACTTGGGCTCGAGTAATAATTCTAGCCAACCCTGGCCTGATTTCACATGTATTTGTTCTATCCTACAAATTTGCGTTCCAATGCTTGGttatgcaacacatgcatcttgcatgtaggccattggttttattttttcacatgccttttctttttatccacgtggcccacttgatgataggATGGATCAGGAGCATTTATTTGCCTGGGTAATCAGAATTCTGTGAATATGTAAGGATTGGCCGTCAGTGGGGTAAAAGCAAAGCAATGGTCAGGGTCATCCGACTAAGGGTGGTTTTGTGCATGGTGGGTCGAGGCCCCACGATGGACCTAGATGCTGCCCTCTGCAGTAGGGCTTGTGTGGGCGTTTCAGACTACCCTTCAAGCTGCCGTGACATAGAcatctttgtgtgaaatccaccctgttcatattTGGACAGATCATTGTAAGACAAAGATCCCAGAATTTGTAAGGCTGGCCATAACACAGGGAACAGCAGGAGAggacaccattaaaatcttcctgggACCCACCGAAGTCTGGGATAGAGCAGATgtttgggagtggattaggtgagaccccgactgtggggctcacggtgatatatgtgccttaaatccacattgtccaactATCTCAAaagctcatttttagggcatgaacccaaaaatgaagctgactcaaatcttaggtggatcacaccacaggaaacagtcgtgattgaatcccccaaataaaaatttcatggaTTCAactggaatgttcatttgccgtccaacctgtcgataaggtcacaaacacctagatgaagagatcacacaaatatcatctcgatccaaagcttttgtggcccacaagtaccactgtttcctgtactatggtccatctgggatttggaactgcttcatgttttggatcatgtcctaaaatgagctttcaatgtgGATGACCGGGCGATGGCCAGCATGGATGTAATCACAAACATCAGTGGGCgcacggtcagggtcccacccacctggtGGATCCACGGTCTCACATAATCAGGagtattaggtgagaccccagcctcacccaagacggtgtggccctccatctgtttttccagatcattttagggcattatctcaaaaatgaagcagatacaattatcaggtggaccataccataagaaacagtggtgattgaccgtcttaccattaaaaacttattagggcatgaaaggaaaaaacagattagcttgatccaaaacttttgtagcccattaatggtcaatcactactgtttcctatggtatgatacacctgataattggatctgcttcatttttgggataatgatcttaaaaaacggatggacggcctgtcttgggtgaggccaggtctCATCCAATCAGCTCCTCAGATGTTTGCTTTTTCCCCTTCACCCCCATTGGATAGAGCAGATATGTACCTCTTTCCTTTCGTCCCCATTGGAGGCCCTGTCGCAGCAGGAAGTTCCAGGggtcagaagctaggtgggcccactgtgatgtttgtcagaaatccagTGTCCATCCGTTTGGCCAGATCATATTAGGACATTAGAtgaaaaatgcagcagatccaaaaatctagtgggccacgtgaCAGGAAACAACGAGGATTGAACgcagttgaaacattcatgtggacacaagttttgtatcaggctaatatttatgtttcagttcatcccagtaggaatgaccttatgaacggtttggatggcatataaacatcatggtggaccctagggacgtttcaacggtaggtatttcccTGCCCACTTTTTCAAcggtgtggatctgcctcattttggggttgtcctaacatgagctgtcaAAAAAGGAAGggcaagtggatttctcacaaaaatcagaGTGGATCCCACCTAGCTTATGATCCCAGGAACTTGGCAATCGGCATCCATCCCCCGTACTCAGGTTATGAAGGAGTCGGATATCATCTGAACATCATACCCGGCCCTGGAACCTTTCTACTGCCACGTTtgcttatggtgtggcccaagtgggttttggatcagcatgatttttgggcttaCCTCCTAAAGATGGGCTAGCTCAggtgatggatggatttgatgtcacatatacatcatcgtCAGTCCATGGAGATATACGTTGGGATAGAAGACATGCAGCAGCTGTAATACCAGCTATAATTCGGAGAGTTGCCCTAGAGTGAATTACTGTACTCAATTGGGAGTTGCCTTCTCTCCGTTCCAAAAATGTCCCAAGTCCCTGTTTGGTAGACGCTGAAAAAtgagttcctctctctctctctctctctctctctctctctctcaatcgtgTATTGGAGATTCTGATTGCAGGTTATCAAGTTCACTTAAAATCCTTGCAAGAAAGATGCGACATGATTTCTAATTTATAATTATGATTTAAGTAAAAAGATACAGCATGATTCCAGCATCTACCCAACAGGCAATGATGCGTTTTATGCTGATAACTTAGAAGCAGAAGGATGTTTTTCTGGTGATGAAAGGGAAAGAAGTTATTCAACCATTTAAAAGGTTCAGCTCGGCATAAAGTTCATTTCACTGGTTATACTCCGATAATTAACCACCCTTATAAAAATGGTTACACATGACATAGTTGCAatggcaatccaaaccatccaaattgctgacccaccAATGCGGATGTAGCATACCCCAACAATTTATCCTGTTTTGACAGCTACCAATCTGATTAGGTTTTGCTCAACCGTTGTATTTTTTTAGCTCTACTACTTCTACCTATACCACATGTAAGGGGGATGACTCATCCCCATTTTGAAAACGGTGGGCCAATGTCGCCATTATGAGAAGTTTCACTAGCCCTGAACGAGGTTTAAAAGTTAATACAGCCCCACAAATGCTGTCCACAGCAATCGCAACCAATCACCTCTAAAGCTCCACagcaacaaaccataaaaaaggGTCCTGTTTTTGCCTGCATTTGGTTATACTTGATTTTCATGCAAACCATGGAATTGATTGATAGGACCGATGATTGTGATGAGCAGGAGAGGCATCTATGTTTCTGTGGGAACAGCTGGTTCCTCGGCTTCACCACCATGAACCAGCTGGTAAAAAAcaaattaaatttataaataaataaaccaaacATAAGAAAGAAGATGTTAGTCATTAATCAATTCATAATAAATTGCCAGaagaacagaaaaagaaaaggttCAAGAATTATCAGGTACATGATATTCAAGGCCCTGCCACACATTGATGAGACAAACATTCTTgtagctttgctaagcccagacGTGTGTACAAGTGCACATGTTGCCACAGAAAACAGCATGGTATAC contains:
- the LOC131231564 gene encoding NAP1-related protein 2-like isoform X1, coding for MAADKGKKSKVAERGDEDDSDHIDGELVLSIEKLQEIQDELEKINEEASDKVLEVEQKYNEIRRPVYTRRNDIIHSIPDFWLTAFLSHPALCDLLNEDDQKVFKYLLSLDVEDFKDVKSGYSITLNFSPNPYFEDTKLTKTFSFSDDGTTKITGTAIKWKEGMDIANGVDHAKKGSKRPFHDESFFSWFSEVQQKDLSEGFHDEVAEIIKEDLWPNPLKYFNNEADEEDSEGDEDDEEEKGTDGFEEDDDDEQDDDGEDEEDN
- the LOC131231564 gene encoding NAP1-related protein 1-like isoform X2; translated protein: MAADKGKKSKVAERGDEDDSDHIDGELVLSIEKLQEIQDELEKINEEASDKVLEVEQKYNEIRRPVYTRRNDIIHSIPDFWLTAVFKYLLSLDVEDFKDVKSGYSITLNFSPNPYFEDTKLTKTFSFSDDGTTKITGTAIKWKEGMDIANGVDHAKKGSKRPFHDESFFSWFSEVQQKDLSEGFHDEVAEIIKEDLWPNPLKYFNNEADEEDSEGDEDDEEEKGTDGFEEDDDDEQDDDGEDEEDN